The following proteins are encoded in a genomic region of Dyadobacter sp. UC 10:
- a CDS encoding TlpA family protein disulfide reductase — protein MKKILLTLIIPALLCCNKSQKEEGGVIEVPIEIEEGFGPFKGTFSILHAEHTMEDPMGAPWVPTYRPVRGIPKEWEAVVKSMAWLDGRQLVYQNFHEGKISKEMYEDLQESWAWKPDEAALSKKPLKCFVYTVRGRDKTGRIALMVDTNNNLDFSDETAFYPEKIYLNEGRYNWDSIRAYRKIVMVQHERFLRGRIVKDSIPMIVKYAVDDEKWKRFWYAFPRYGKAKFEWKGKEQTILLNNFTSGNFQESRIFTQKEMNAKTRTAFMDGVEKGELIEFGTLLNKSKFRNLGIDPRTGSLLLQTESANLDEYSLQRGYAMRPFKAKNFKTGADIALSDFSGKYVFIDFWGTWCGPCVQQLPELREIYKEVDISQVQFLGIVGEDTGPRLTKFLAKNNLEWPQILSDSVNKLVETYKIKGYPTTILLGPDGRVVDRNIHGDALKTRLKEISAGPVL, from the coding sequence ATGAAGAAAATCCTGCTTACGCTGATTATTCCCGCATTACTTTGCTGTAATAAATCCCAAAAAGAAGAAGGCGGGGTGATAGAAGTACCTATTGAAATCGAAGAGGGGTTTGGGCCGTTTAAGGGTACATTTTCAATATTGCATGCTGAACATACGATGGAGGATCCAATGGGTGCGCCCTGGGTTCCTACCTATCGTCCCGTCCGGGGGATCCCCAAAGAATGGGAGGCAGTTGTAAAAAGTATGGCATGGCTGGACGGGCGCCAACTTGTTTATCAGAATTTCCACGAGGGAAAGATCAGCAAAGAAATGTACGAGGACTTGCAGGAAAGCTGGGCATGGAAACCCGATGAGGCTGCATTATCTAAAAAGCCACTGAAATGTTTTGTTTATACCGTCAGAGGCAGAGACAAAACCGGCCGGATAGCATTAATGGTCGACACCAATAATAACCTGGATTTTAGTGATGAAACCGCATTCTATCCTGAAAAAATATACCTCAATGAGGGTAGGTATAACTGGGATTCGATTAGAGCTTACAGAAAAATTGTGATGGTACAACACGAGCGTTTCCTGAGAGGAAGGATTGTCAAAGACAGTATTCCTATGATCGTGAAATATGCAGTGGATGACGAGAAGTGGAAGAGGTTCTGGTACGCATTCCCACGCTACGGTAAAGCGAAATTTGAATGGAAGGGTAAAGAGCAAACGATTTTGCTAAACAATTTTACGAGCGGAAATTTTCAAGAATCCAGGATTTTTACCCAAAAGGAAATGAATGCAAAGACGCGGACTGCATTTATGGATGGCGTAGAAAAAGGCGAGCTCATCGAATTCGGCACCTTGCTTAACAAAAGTAAATTCAGGAACCTCGGCATCGACCCGCGCACCGGCTCTCTGCTATTGCAAACCGAGTCCGCAAATCTGGACGAATATTCCCTGCAAAGAGGTTATGCAATGAGACCATTCAAGGCAAAAAATTTCAAAACCGGCGCAGATATTGCACTTTCGGATTTTAGTGGGAAATATGTATTCATCGATTTCTGGGGCACCTGGTGTGGGCCATGTGTACAGCAGCTTCCCGAACTGCGGGAGATATATAAAGAGGTCGATATAAGCCAGGTTCAGTTTTTAGGAATAGTGGGCGAGGATACCGGCCCGCGGCTGACTAAATTTTTGGCCAAAAACAACCTGGAATGGCCGCAGATCCTTTCAGATAGCGTCAATAAGTTGGTCGAAACCTATAAAATTAAAGGTTACCCGACAACCATACTGCTCGGCCCGGATGGCCGGGTAGTTGACCGGAACATTCATGGTGACGCATTAAAAACCCGGCTGAAAGAGATTTCCGCCGGGCCGGTACTTTAA
- a CDS encoding DinB family protein — protein sequence METNSIQATDTELTATIITPAELLEHWQGHRKLSRKVIEAFPEDQLYAFSIGGMRPFAQLAMEMIVLSAPGIRGIAFGDWTFGEPALDFETPPPATKEELLTLWDQVTDYINLLWPQIPLSRFHEVDKAYGMYEGSIYSLLLYTIDNEIHHRGQGYVYLRALGIEPPAFWDR from the coding sequence ATGGAAACAAACAGCATTCAGGCCACTGACACCGAACTCACTGCAACGATTATCACCCCTGCGGAGTTGCTGGAACATTGGCAGGGCCATCGCAAGCTCAGCCGTAAGGTTATCGAAGCATTTCCTGAGGACCAGCTTTATGCTTTTTCGATTGGCGGTATGCGTCCTTTTGCCCAGCTGGCAATGGAAATGATCGTGCTCTCGGCACCTGGCATTCGTGGTATCGCATTCGGTGACTGGACATTCGGTGAACCTGCACTCGATTTCGAAACACCTCCCCCTGCCACCAAGGAAGAGCTCCTGACGTTGTGGGACCAGGTAACAGACTATATTAACCTGCTATGGCCACAGATCCCGCTTTCAAGATTTCATGAAGTAGACAAGGCATACGGTATGTACGAAGGTTCTATTTACTCATTGTTGCTCTACACCATCGACAACGAAATCCACCACAGGGGACAGGGCTATGTATACCTGCGTGCCCTGGGCATTGAGCCACCGGCATTCTGGGACCGGTAG
- a CDS encoding GNAT family N-acetyltransferase, giving the protein MEVAVSKVGLADILYLREMFLRENEMQFVCNKCHDYGWADTWLCTVDGAIAGYGSVWGTDRRQDRDTIFEYYLIAEYRNLAREIFAEFKNASGTTLVEAQSNDLLLTSMLYMFCSDIHAEAILFEDHLETSFSSPDTAFRKRSASDPADGDDSEYVLVWQDKIVAGGGLMLNYNFPYADVYMSVKEGYRQMGFGSLIVQELKKLAYKIERVPAARCNINNQLSQATLQKAGFRMCGFRLKGLLMK; this is encoded by the coding sequence ATGGAGGTAGCGGTTTCAAAAGTCGGTCTTGCCGACATTCTTTATCTGCGGGAAATGTTCCTGAGGGAGAATGAAATGCAGTTCGTCTGCAACAAATGTCATGACTACGGCTGGGCCGACACCTGGCTTTGCACGGTCGACGGAGCAATAGCTGGTTATGGATCGGTGTGGGGTACCGACAGGCGGCAGGACCGTGACACGATTTTTGAATATTACCTGATCGCAGAGTACCGTAACCTTGCCCGCGAGATATTTGCAGAATTCAAAAACGCAAGCGGTACTACGCTGGTGGAAGCGCAGAGCAACGACCTGCTGCTGACTTCCATGTTATATATGTTTTGCAGCGATATCCATGCCGAGGCAATTCTCTTTGAAGATCACCTTGAAACCTCTTTTTCATCGCCTGACACGGCTTTTCGAAAAAGGTCGGCTTCCGACCCGGCAGACGGCGATGACAGTGAATATGTACTTGTCTGGCAAGATAAAATAGTGGCAGGCGGCGGGCTGATGCTGAATTACAACTTTCCTTATGCTGACGTTTACATGAGCGTGAAAGAGGGTTACAGGCAAATGGGTTTCGGCAGTCTGATCGTCCAGGAATTGAAAAAACTGGCGTATAAAATAGAAAGGGTACCTGCCGCCCGCTGCAATATCAATAACCAGCTATCTCAGGCCACGCTGCAAAAGGCCGGTTTCAGAATGTGTGGGTTCAGGTTGAAAGGGCTCTTGATGAAATGA
- a CDS encoding L-histidine N(alpha)-methyltransferase, with protein sequence MSDTSFATDIHHGLSAPLKHISSKYFYDDIGSGIFQDIMKMPEYYPTACEFEILSLQGEGIFKMLDFKKPFSVVEFGAGDGVKTRQLLKKLIEKGADFSYVPIDISKKAIDELIANMHLHLPGLNIEPKVGNYFSMMEELSGSSVPCLFLFLGGNIGNYEQPEVDKLLKDFRRNMKPGDKLLTGFDLQKNPATIRCAYDDPAGITKAFNINLLNRINRELGGTFKTRQFDFYSHYNPLNGEVRSYLVSLIPQKVYVKETGAFYAFERNELIWTELSKKYTLTEIEHTAARNGFAVMEHFLDCKHYFADSLWTVA encoded by the coding sequence ATGTCAGACACTTCATTCGCAACAGATATACATCATGGCCTTTCGGCCCCATTAAAGCATATTTCCTCCAAATATTTTTACGACGATATCGGCAGCGGGATTTTTCAGGATATTATGAAAATGCCCGAATACTATCCTACTGCGTGTGAGTTCGAAATACTGTCGTTACAGGGGGAAGGTATTTTCAAGATGCTTGATTTCAAAAAGCCTTTTAGCGTCGTTGAATTTGGTGCAGGTGATGGCGTAAAAACCAGGCAGCTCTTAAAAAAACTGATTGAAAAAGGGGCGGATTTCTCCTACGTACCCATCGATATCTCTAAAAAAGCAATCGATGAGCTGATCGCCAACATGCATTTGCACCTGCCCGGCTTAAACATCGAACCGAAAGTCGGGAATTACTTTTCAATGATGGAAGAACTGTCGGGGTCGAGTGTTCCCTGTCTCTTTTTGTTTTTGGGAGGCAATATCGGCAATTACGAGCAGCCCGAAGTTGACAAACTTTTGAAAGATTTCAGAAGGAATATGAAGCCGGGTGATAAGTTGCTTACCGGTTTTGATTTGCAGAAAAACCCAGCTACTATCCGTTGCGCCTACGACGATCCGGCTGGCATTACCAAGGCATTCAATATCAATTTATTGAACAGGATCAACCGCGAGCTGGGCGGAACATTCAAGACCCGTCAGTTTGATTTCTATTCACATTACAACCCGCTGAATGGCGAGGTCAGAAGTTATCTGGTCAGCCTGATCCCGCAAAAAGTGTATGTAAAAGAAACCGGCGCCTTTTACGCATTCGAGAGGAATGAACTGATCTGGACAGAGCTTTCAAAGAAATATACTCTCACGGAAATCGAGCATACGGCAGCCAGGAACGGTTTTGCCGTGATGGAGCATTTCCTGGATTGCAAACACTATTTTGCCGACAGTCTCTGGACGGTAGCTTAA
- the egtB gene encoding ergothioneine biosynthesis protein EgtB gives MTNHRIRDDYQSVRKYSEELCAPLETEDYVPQPVPFVSPPKWHLAHSTWFFETFILKQFKAGYREYDPEFNYLFNSYYNNIGDRTLRTDRGNVTRPTIKAVYAYRQHVDRCMEELLETETDDNTLSLIRLGLHHEQQHQELLVTDIKYILGHNPLFPVYREGHNLLAGKNTETGFLKASEGIYDIGFTGNDFCFDNELGRHKVFLHDFEISKSLVTNAEYLEFMNAGGYSDFNLWLDEGWSWLNENNIQSPMYWHHIQGEWYYYTLAGLQKVDPDAIMGHVSFYEAAAFAQWKQMRLPTEFEWEIASVNLDWGQRWEWTNSAYLPYPGFSKAPGAVGEYNGKFMVNQMVLRGASVATSPNHARRTYRNFFHAHERWQYTGIRLVK, from the coding sequence ATGACCAACCACCGCATTAGGGACGATTATCAAAGTGTGAGAAAATACAGTGAAGAACTGTGCGCCCCGCTTGAAACAGAAGATTATGTACCACAGCCTGTTCCATTTGTAAGTCCTCCAAAGTGGCACCTCGCACATTCCACATGGTTTTTCGAGACGTTCATTCTCAAACAATTCAAAGCCGGCTACCGGGAATACGATCCCGAGTTCAACTACCTTTTTAACAGCTATTACAACAACATCGGCGACCGCACACTCCGCACAGACAGGGGAAATGTGACCCGACCGACCATCAAAGCCGTTTATGCTTACCGCCAGCATGTCGATCGCTGCATGGAGGAGCTGCTTGAAACGGAAACCGACGACAACACTTTGTCACTGATCCGCCTCGGTCTGCACCACGAGCAGCAGCACCAGGAGTTGCTGGTAACCGATATCAAATACATTCTCGGCCACAACCCACTCTTTCCAGTTTACAGGGAAGGACACAACCTGCTTGCGGGAAAAAATACTGAAACCGGCTTTCTGAAAGCCAGCGAAGGCATTTACGATATCGGTTTTACAGGGAATGATTTCTGTTTTGACAATGAATTGGGACGGCATAAGGTATTCCTTCATGATTTCGAGATCAGCAAATCGCTGGTTACCAATGCCGAATACCTGGAATTCATGAATGCCGGTGGTTATTCGGATTTCAACCTTTGGCTGGATGAAGGATGGTCGTGGCTAAATGAGAACAACATTCAGTCACCCATGTACTGGCACCATATCCAGGGCGAATGGTATTACTATACGCTGGCCGGCTTGCAAAAGGTGGATCCGGACGCAATCATGGGCCACGTCAGCTTTTATGAAGCCGCCGCCTTTGCGCAGTGGAAACAAATGCGGCTGCCGACTGAATTTGAATGGGAAATTGCTTCCGTCAATCTGGACTGGGGCCAGCGCTGGGAATGGACAAACAGTGCGTACCTGCCTTACCCGGGCTTTTCCAAGGCGCCCGGCGCGGTGGGCGAGTACAACGGAAAGTTTATGGTGAACCAAATGGTATTGCGTGGCGCCTCTGTGGCAACCTCCCCAAATCACGCCAGAAGAACTTACCGAAATTTTTTTCACGCCCATGAACGCTGGCAATACACGGGTATCAGGTTAGTAAAATAA
- a CDS encoding ABC transporter permease/substrate-binding protein produces the protein MTEQQSLLEFVSQQSDKLLSQTIAHIGLTFVSLLVAVLTGLPLGIWIARKEKLAWVVLGIAGILQTIPSIALLGFLIPVLGIGPLPAITALFLYALLPIIRNTYTGIRNVDSAVTESARALGMNRWQILTAVELPLALPVILAGVRTAAVINVGVATLAAYIAAGGLGEFIFGGIALNNTNMILAGAIPAALLAIVIDLLLSLVQKINLQKARLVLAVLPLLIVTLSGFYLIPFADVRLLGGFTPEFMGREDGYLGLKSKYKLDIPTVVISDAVMYKAAFEKKLDVISGYSTDGRLKAYDLVTLEDDQHIFPPYYASPLVRREILEKYPELQPALDQLAGTITDSIMTELNYRVDYLKETPEKVAADFLRSKGLYKKPRNGNKGEIRLGSKIFAEQYILISIYKMLIEGNTELKTVSRTGLGGTKICFDALANNEIDMYPEYTGTALLVILKPSRRDIGEVSGDREKAFAFVQKEFEKQYQMQWLKPIGFNNAYALMMRREQAQSLHINTITDLTNYLANDQPPH, from the coding sequence ATGACCGAACAGCAGAGTCTATTGGAGTTTGTGTCACAGCAATCCGACAAGTTGTTAAGCCAAACGATCGCGCACATTGGCCTGACTTTCGTTTCACTACTGGTTGCCGTATTGACAGGACTTCCGCTCGGCATTTGGATAGCGCGGAAAGAAAAACTCGCGTGGGTTGTACTTGGGATTGCGGGAATTTTACAAACAATTCCGAGCATCGCTTTGCTGGGCTTTTTAATCCCCGTTTTGGGGATAGGTCCTCTTCCGGCGATCACAGCCCTATTTCTTTATGCACTGCTTCCGATTATCCGCAACACCTATACAGGCATTCGCAACGTAGATTCAGCCGTAACAGAATCTGCGCGGGCACTCGGGATGAACCGCTGGCAGATACTGACAGCCGTTGAACTACCACTTGCATTGCCGGTGATACTGGCCGGGGTCCGGACAGCCGCTGTGATCAATGTAGGTGTGGCTACCCTGGCGGCATACATTGCCGCAGGCGGGCTGGGCGAATTTATTTTTGGCGGTATCGCATTGAACAATACCAATATGATACTGGCGGGCGCGATTCCTGCTGCGCTGCTGGCGATTGTGATTGATCTGCTGCTTTCATTAGTCCAAAAAATAAACCTGCAAAAGGCACGGCTGGTATTAGCAGTCTTGCCGCTCCTGATCGTCACATTGTCAGGTTTTTATCTGATTCCTTTCGCTGACGTCAGGCTCCTGGGCGGATTTACACCAGAATTTATGGGGAGAGAGGATGGGTATCTTGGCTTAAAATCGAAATATAAACTGGACATTCCGACAGTGGTGATCAGCGATGCCGTCATGTACAAAGCTGCGTTTGAAAAAAAACTGGATGTAATCAGCGGATACAGTACCGACGGGCGGTTGAAAGCATACGATCTGGTGACGCTTGAAGACGATCAGCATATTTTCCCTCCATACTATGCCTCACCACTGGTCCGCAGGGAAATACTTGAAAAGTACCCCGAGCTCCAACCTGCGCTCGACCAGCTTGCGGGAACGATCACCGACTCCATTATGACGGAACTGAATTATCGGGTCGATTACCTGAAAGAAACGCCGGAAAAAGTGGCTGCTGATTTTTTACGTTCAAAAGGACTTTACAAAAAGCCACGCAATGGAAATAAGGGTGAAATAAGGCTGGGATCGAAGATTTTCGCGGAGCAATATATCCTGATCAGCATCTACAAAATGTTGATTGAAGGAAACACGGAGCTGAAAACTGTGAGCCGCACCGGCCTGGGTGGAACAAAAATCTGCTTTGATGCATTGGCTAATAATGAAATTGATATGTACCCCGAATATACCGGCACCGCTTTGCTGGTGATACTCAAACCCTCCCGCAGGGATATTGGGGAGGTAAGCGGCGACCGGGAGAAGGCATTTGCATTTGTACAAAAGGAATTCGAAAAGCAATATCAAATGCAGTGGCTCAAACCGATCGGCTTCAATAATGCCTATGCACTGATGATGCGAAGGGAGCAGGCACAATCATTGCATATTAATACGATTACCGACTTAACAAATTATCTGGCTAATGACCAACCACCGCATTAG
- a CDS encoding ABC transporter ATP-binding protein produces the protein MIRASHISKNYGAIEAVRDISFEVKEGETLILLGTSGCGKTTTLKMINRLIEASSGKIEIDDRNVFEQDLQTLRRTIGYVSQNNGLFPHFTVRENIGIVPKLLKWEKSATSRHTDRLLEQLKLPVGEFAGKFPDELSGGQKQRVAIARALIADPPVLLMDEPFGALDPVTRTNLRQEFQNLPELKSKTIVLVTHDVQEAFELGDQICIMDKGQIIQSGSAGDLLFNPVNKFVSTFFDHQRLLLELNAITFRDIWMTLPKTCIAGQAAISADESLWKGMQVMIESGLEELVVADAEDARIARQSAIFQAVNLQHAAR, from the coding sequence ATGATCCGGGCCAGCCACATCAGCAAGAATTATGGAGCAATTGAGGCGGTCAGAGATATTTCGTTTGAGGTAAAAGAAGGAGAAACACTCATACTTCTTGGTACCAGCGGCTGCGGGAAAACGACCACGCTGAAAATGATCAACCGCCTCATTGAAGCCAGCTCCGGCAAAATCGAAATCGATGACAGAAATGTTTTTGAGCAAGACCTGCAAACGCTAAGGCGGACAATAGGATACGTTTCCCAAAACAACGGGCTTTTTCCCCACTTCACTGTCCGGGAAAATATTGGTATCGTACCCAAATTGCTGAAATGGGAGAAATCAGCTACTTCCCGCCATACCGACAGATTGCTGGAACAACTTAAGCTTCCTGTCGGGGAATTCGCAGGTAAATTCCCCGACGAACTCAGCGGCGGCCAGAAACAGCGCGTAGCAATAGCCCGGGCTTTAATCGCAGATCCGCCTGTACTACTGATGGACGAACCTTTCGGTGCGCTGGACCCTGTTACCAGAACCAATCTGAGACAGGAATTTCAAAATTTGCCAGAACTGAAAAGCAAAACGATTGTACTGGTCACGCACGATGTGCAGGAAGCATTTGAGCTGGGAGACCAGATATGCATCATGGATAAAGGTCAAATTATCCAATCGGGAAGTGCCGGCGACCTGCTTTTTAACCCCGTTAACAAATTTGTCAGCACATTCTTTGATCACCAGCGCCTTTTGCTCGAACTGAACGCTATCACATTCAGGGACATCTGGATGACTTTACCGAAAACCTGTATTGCAGGCCAGGCGGCGATTTCAGCAGATGAAAGCCTTTGGAAAGGAATGCAGGTAATGATCGAATCAGGGCTGGAAGAGCTGGTTGTTGCGGACGCAGAAGATGCCAGAATCGCAAGACAGTCAGCTATCTTTCAAGCAGTTAACCTACAACACGCCGCCAGATGA
- a CDS encoding mercuric reductase, whose protein sequence is MKQYDAIVIGSGQAGTPLSKKLAESGLKTAIIEKRFAGGTCVNDGCSPTKAMIASAKAAWVARNSSKLGISAAHVQIDFKKIRGRKDEIVKSMRTNLEKGFRETDNLEVIYGEARFSGEKKIMVSLKNGGSEEISADLIFINTGLSPVIPDIPGVDDIDYLTSTSMLDMEEVPEHLLILGSGYIGLEFGQMFSRFGSKVTIIEPSERIMKHEDEDVATEITAILGEENIEILTNSEVTAFTKSRQKIIAKIKKHDQEHSCEYSHVLIATGRKPNTDKLNLEATGVAMDDKGFITVNNSLETSAKGIYALGDVKGGLAFTHISYDDYRVVSANVIDKKKLTISGRQQPYCMFIDPQLGRIGMTEQEAIEKGLEIDVYMIRNDSVARSIETGDTRGMMKAVVEKKTGKLLGAAVLAEQGGEVVTILELAIMGDVTFEKLRDGIFAHPTYAESLNNLFMSKPQ, encoded by the coding sequence ATGAAGCAGTACGACGCAATTGTAATAGGCTCCGGCCAGGCAGGAACTCCCCTATCCAAAAAACTGGCTGAATCGGGTTTAAAAACGGCCATCATAGAGAAACGATTCGCGGGCGGCACCTGTGTAAACGATGGCTGCTCCCCTACCAAAGCAATGATTGCCTCCGCGAAAGCAGCCTGGGTAGCACGCAACAGCAGTAAGCTGGGGATTTCTGCGGCTCATGTCCAAATCGACTTCAAAAAGATCCGCGGGCGGAAAGATGAGATTGTAAAAAGCATGCGGACAAATCTGGAAAAAGGATTTAGGGAGACGGACAATCTGGAAGTGATATATGGGGAAGCGCGTTTTTCGGGAGAAAAGAAAATTATGGTGTCCCTGAAGAACGGGGGAAGCGAAGAGATCAGTGCAGATCTGATCTTTATCAATACCGGCCTGAGTCCCGTAATCCCTGATATTCCCGGCGTAGACGATATCGATTATCTGACTTCTACGAGCATGTTGGATATGGAAGAAGTACCTGAACATTTACTGATCCTGGGCAGCGGTTATATTGGTTTGGAGTTCGGTCAGATGTTTAGCCGGTTTGGCTCAAAAGTAACGATCATCGAACCTTCCGAGCGGATTATGAAGCATGAGGACGAAGATGTCGCGACTGAAATCACCGCCATTTTGGGCGAGGAAAATATCGAGATCCTCACAAACTCGGAGGTAACTGCATTCACAAAAAGCAGACAGAAAATTATCGCAAAAATCAAAAAACACGATCAGGAGCATTCCTGCGAATATTCTCATGTATTAATTGCAACAGGAAGAAAACCTAACACTGATAAACTAAACCTGGAAGCTACCGGCGTGGCAATGGATGATAAAGGATTCATTACTGTAAATAACTCGCTTGAAACTTCCGCAAAGGGAATTTATGCATTGGGTGATGTCAAAGGCGGCCTCGCATTCACGCACATCTCTTATGACGATTACAGAGTCGTATCTGCCAATGTGATTGATAAAAAGAAACTTACAATCAGCGGCCGGCAGCAGCCATACTGTATGTTCATCGACCCGCAGCTGGGACGTATTGGTATGACTGAACAGGAAGCGATTGAAAAAGGGTTGGAGATTGATGTTTATATGATCAGGAACGATAGTGTCGCACGCTCCATCGAAACCGGCGACACGCGTGGAATGATGAAAGCGGTTGTTGAAAAAAAGACCGGAAAGCTACTCGGTGCGGCGGTATTGGCCGAGCAAGGCGGCGAAGTAGTAACGATTCTGGAACTGGCGATAATGGGCGATGTCACGTTCGAAAAGCTGCGCGACGGCATATTTGCACACCCAACCTATGCCGAGTCTTTGAACAACCTGTTCATGTCGAAACCGCAATAA